One segment of Thermococcus sp. AM4 DNA contains the following:
- a CDS encoding KH domain-containing protein: MKAPICEVCLKTDGILCPADEKKLQEGIISELDVKVARLLYKLLGDVDVEFKKAVEAGDLIVIVVGKGDVPVVIGKGGKNIKALVKELGKRVRVIEGIEAETTDDIKKLATDLFYPASVFGVNVVYRPGGEKYYKILVATREKKRLPEKPELLESILAQVLGKDVKISFI, from the coding sequence ATGAAGGCCCCGATCTGTGAGGTTTGCCTAAAGACGGACGGTATTCTGTGCCCGGCTGACGAGAAGAAGCTCCAGGAAGGTATAATCTCCGAGCTCGACGTTAAGGTCGCGAGACTGCTCTACAAGCTTCTCGGGGATGTGGACGTCGAGTTCAAGAAGGCCGTCGAGGCCGGGGATCTAATCGTCATAGTCGTTGGCAAAGGAGACGTGCCCGTTGTCATAGGCAAGGGAGGAAAGAACATAAAGGCCCTCGTGAAGGAGCTCGGAAAGCGCGTCAGGGTCATCGAGGGAATCGAAGCCGAGACCACCGATGACATAAAGAAGCTCGCGACCGACCTCTTCTACCCGGCGAGCGTTTTCGGCGTCAACGTTGTGTACAGGCCGGGAGGGGAGAAGTACTACAAGATACTCGTCGCGACGAGGGAGAAGAAGAGGCTTCCCGAGAAACCGGAGCTCCTCGAGAGCATTCTGGCCCAGGTCCTCGGGAAGGACGTGAAGATCTCTTTCATCTGA
- a CDS encoding TRAP transporter fused permease subunit, with amino-acid sequence MVENKEEQVEKVEVVIERTRKLPPHLEKVITVAAVLIGIYEILFIFNFNYTLYDMFSRMGIKIGFLKTTFQTKQGEAFVMAMILLITYLLYPIKKDRKHLEKVQFYDYILAALGVVSAFYLFKVYPRYTEFANVYMRDVFFGILAIILVLEATRRVLGWVLPLVVTVFLVYGIYNINFDWIRFTQQLYFDEGIFGIPFFVMTIYVFAFVFFGAFLLKIGISDYITEFMITLFGKRPGGPAKAAVVASGLMGTVSGSSVANVLTTGTFTIPLMKKAGYPPEIAGAVEPVASTGGQLMPPIMGAAAFIMAEFLGVPYNKLIIAAVIPALVYYSGVYLFIDLETKRLGLRGMPTEHFAPLRYFVRKLYILLPIAVITVALVWGIAPHISAISSLGIAIWVAWIAKDKIKGHEGLYVAVVLITTLLMFTGTATATLVAGVLVLLGLALVAMAFFTDLVEFNEKLYISLLFIFFVAMVKYLGMNKEQILLLSGVMGIVFSMIVGYISKSEEGNEMYRATYESMIDAGKTSTSVMLAAASAGLIQGVLTMTGLITSLGYRLVDLTAGNLWLLLILTMVFSLILGMGVPTTANYIITSLVAAPAIYNAVSSLQPYNLNVPGYGTSIALLAAHFFVFYFGILADITPPVALASYAGSALAGGDFWKTAMNAVKYALAGYIGPYIYFTHPEMFIITVQKWTVETALTVIFDFGATLMVMYLLAIALTGWFGKHLRKELRALAGVVGLLSASLHPIPVAIGVATVLFLRFFGKKL; translated from the coding sequence ATGGTTGAAAACAAGGAGGAGCAGGTTGAAAAGGTCGAGGTGGTCATCGAGAGAACCAGAAAGCTTCCCCCGCACCTCGAAAAGGTCATAACAGTTGCTGCAGTATTGATCGGTATCTATGAAATCCTGTTTATATTCAACTTCAACTACACCCTCTACGACATGTTCTCCCGCATGGGGATAAAGATAGGCTTTCTGAAGACCACTTTCCAGACGAAGCAGGGTGAAGCCTTCGTCATGGCCATGATCCTGCTGATCACTTACCTGCTGTACCCCATTAAAAAGGACAGAAAGCACCTCGAAAAGGTGCAGTTCTACGATTACATACTTGCGGCCCTTGGCGTTGTGTCCGCGTTTTACCTCTTCAAGGTCTACCCGAGGTACACAGAATTCGCGAACGTTTACATGAGGGACGTCTTCTTCGGGATCCTCGCAATAATCCTCGTCCTGGAAGCAACGAGGAGGGTCCTCGGGTGGGTTCTTCCCCTCGTCGTTACGGTGTTTTTGGTGTACGGCATCTACAACATAAACTTCGACTGGATCCGCTTCACCCAGCAGCTCTACTTTGACGAGGGAATCTTCGGCATTCCCTTCTTCGTCATGACGATATACGTCTTCGCCTTCGTGTTCTTTGGAGCGTTCCTGCTCAAGATAGGCATCAGCGATTACATAACGGAGTTCATGATAACCCTGTTCGGCAAGAGACCCGGTGGGCCGGCCAAAGCGGCGGTCGTGGCGAGCGGTCTTATGGGCACGGTCAGCGGGTCGAGCGTCGCCAACGTCCTCACGACGGGTACCTTCACGATCCCCTTGATGAAAAAGGCCGGGTATCCCCCCGAGATAGCCGGTGCGGTTGAACCGGTTGCATCAACGGGCGGCCAGCTCATGCCCCCGATAATGGGTGCGGCAGCGTTCATAATGGCGGAGTTCCTCGGCGTGCCCTACAACAAGCTCATAATAGCCGCAGTTATACCTGCCTTGGTCTACTACTCCGGAGTGTACCTCTTCATAGACCTCGAAACCAAGAGGCTCGGCCTCAGAGGAATGCCCACCGAGCACTTCGCTCCGCTCAGGTACTTCGTCCGGAAGCTCTACATCCTCCTGCCCATCGCCGTCATAACCGTTGCCCTCGTCTGGGGAATCGCCCCGCACATCTCGGCGATTTCTTCACTCGGTATCGCCATCTGGGTTGCGTGGATAGCCAAGGACAAGATCAAGGGGCACGAGGGCCTTTACGTTGCGGTGGTACTGATAACTACCCTCCTCATGTTCACCGGGACGGCAACCGCCACCCTAGTCGCCGGGGTTCTGGTTCTCCTGGGCCTTGCCCTGGTGGCTATGGCCTTCTTCACCGATCTGGTTGAGTTCAACGAGAAGCTCTACATCAGCCTGCTCTTCATATTCTTCGTGGCAATGGTCAAGTACCTCGGGATGAACAAGGAGCAGATACTCCTGCTCAGCGGCGTCATGGGAATAGTCTTCTCGATGATCGTTGGCTACATCTCCAAGAGCGAGGAAGGCAATGAGATGTACAGGGCGACCTACGAATCCATGATCGACGCGGGCAAAACCAGCACGAGCGTCATGCTCGCCGCGGCGAGCGCGGGCCTGATCCAGGGAGTTCTGACGATGACGGGCCTGATCACGAGCCTCGGCTACCGCCTCGTCGACCTAACAGCCGGCAACCTCTGGCTCCTCCTCATCCTGACGATGGTGTTCAGCCTCATACTCGGAATGGGCGTGCCGACGACCGCCAACTACATCATAACTTCTCTTGTCGCCGCTCCGGCTATATACAACGCCGTCTCAAGCCTTCAGCCCTACAACCTCAACGTCCCCGGCTACGGAACGAGCATAGCCCTCCTCGCCGCCCACTTCTTCGTGTTCTACTTCGGAATCCTCGCCGACATAACGCCGCCGGTGGCGCTGGCCAGCTACGCCGGTTCCGCGTTAGCCGGTGGCGACTTCTGGAAGACCGCAATGAACGCCGTCAAGTACGCGCTGGCCGGCTACATAGGGCCGTACATCTACTTCACCCACCCGGAGATGTTCATCATAACCGTGCAGAAGTGGACGGTGGAAACGGCCCTGACAGTGATCTTCGACTTCGGGGCGACGCTGATGGTGATGTACCTGCTGGCCATAGCCCTCACCGGCTGGTTTGGAAAGCACCTGAGAAAAGAGCTGAGGGCCCTTGCTGGCGTCGTGGGTCTGCTTTCGGCCTCCCTGCACCCGATACCTGTTGCCATCGGAGTTGCCACGGTGCTCTTCCTGAGGTTCTTCGGCAAGAAGCTCTGA
- a CDS encoding TIGR02253 family HAD-type hydrolase — MIKAVLFDIDHTLLTEMPLIQLFLPQVYEKLSKKLGINKEEARKRFLDEILGRRETYEWHDWNFFFRLFDLDLRYEDLLRRYPHKLHVYPDTVPVLGWLRGEDIKLGVVTSGPEYQRLKLELTGLSKYFDVVITRDDVNAIKPEPKIFLRALEELNVAPEEALMVGDSLWQDVYGGKNVGMKTVWIAREGGEDFHFPDFKIGTLHELRKVLEVV, encoded by the coding sequence ATGATAAAGGCGGTGCTCTTTGACATCGATCACACCTTGCTCACCGAGATGCCCCTCATCCAGCTCTTCCTCCCGCAGGTATACGAGAAGCTCTCCAAGAAACTCGGAATAAACAAGGAGGAGGCGAGGAAGAGATTCCTCGATGAGATCCTCGGGAGGAGGGAGACCTACGAGTGGCACGACTGGAACTTCTTCTTCCGACTCTTCGATTTGGATCTGAGGTACGAGGACCTGCTGAGGAGGTACCCCCACAAGCTCCACGTTTACCCGGACACGGTTCCGGTTCTCGGGTGGCTGCGCGGGGAGGACATAAAGCTGGGCGTCGTCACCAGCGGGCCGGAATACCAGAGGCTTAAGCTCGAACTTACGGGCCTCTCAAAATACTTCGACGTCGTGATAACAAGGGACGATGTGAACGCCATAAAACCAGAGCCCAAGATCTTCCTCAGGGCCCTTGAAGAGCTCAACGTTGCCCCGGAAGAGGCCCTAATGGTTGGGGATTCCCTCTGGCAGGACGTGTACGGGGGAAAGAACGTGGGCATGAAAACCGTGTGGATAGCGAGGGAAGGCGGCGAGGACTTTCACTTCCCGGACTTTAAAATCGGAACCCTTCACGAGCTCAGGAAAGTGTTGGAGGTGGTGTGA
- the hxlAB gene encoding bifunctional 3-hexulose-6-phosphate synthase/6-phospho-3-hexuloisomerase, with amino-acid sequence MILQVALDVTDIDQALSIAEKAARGGAHWLEVGTPLIKKEGMRAVELLKRRFPDRKIVADLKTMDTGALEVEMAARHGADVVSILGVADDKTIKDAVDVARRYGIRVMVDLIGVKDKVKRAKELEKMGVHYILVHTGIDEQVQGKSPLEDLEKVVKAVSVPVAVAGGLNLETIPKVIELGATIIIVGSAITKAKDPEKVTRQIIDLFWGEYMMTIRKAMLDILDHIKGVAESLKLEQVRGFVDAMIGANKIFIYGAGRSGLVGKAFAMRLMHLDFNVYVVGETITPAFEPGDLLIAISGSGETQSIVDAARIAKEQGGKIAAITSYANSTLGKLADVVVEIPGRAKTDVPTDYIARQMLTQYKWIAPMGTLFEDSTMIFLDGIIALLMATFQKTEKDMKRKHATLE; translated from the coding sequence ATGATACTTCAGGTTGCACTCGACGTTACAGATATAGATCAGGCTCTTTCTATCGCGGAGAAGGCCGCCCGTGGCGGGGCCCACTGGCTTGAGGTTGGAACACCGCTCATCAAAAAGGAAGGCATGCGCGCGGTGGAGCTTCTCAAGAGGCGCTTTCCGGACAGGAAGATCGTCGCCGACCTGAAGACGATGGACACTGGAGCTTTGGAAGTTGAGATGGCCGCGAGGCACGGTGCGGACGTCGTTTCTATTCTCGGTGTTGCCGACGACAAAACCATCAAGGACGCGGTCGACGTCGCCAGGAGATACGGAATCAGGGTTATGGTTGACCTGATAGGGGTTAAGGACAAGGTTAAGCGTGCCAAAGAGCTCGAAAAGATGGGCGTCCACTACATCCTCGTGCATACCGGCATAGACGAGCAGGTCCAGGGCAAGAGCCCCTTAGAGGATCTCGAAAAGGTCGTTAAGGCTGTGAGCGTTCCCGTGGCAGTTGCCGGCGGGCTGAACCTCGAGACGATTCCGAAGGTTATAGAGCTCGGTGCAACCATAATAATCGTCGGCAGCGCCATAACGAAGGCCAAAGACCCGGAGAAGGTTACGCGGCAGATCATAGACCTCTTCTGGGGCGAGTACATGATGACCATAAGGAAGGCCATGCTCGACATACTCGACCACATCAAGGGCGTTGCCGAGAGCCTCAAGCTCGAACAGGTTCGCGGCTTCGTCGATGCCATGATCGGGGCCAACAAGATATTCATCTACGGGGCCGGGAGGAGCGGTCTGGTAGGCAAGGCCTTCGCGATGAGGCTCATGCACCTCGACTTCAACGTCTACGTCGTCGGCGAGACCATAACGCCGGCCTTCGAGCCCGGGGATCTGCTCATAGCCATCAGCGGATCCGGCGAAACGCAGAGCATCGTTGACGCGGCGAGAATAGCCAAGGAGCAGGGGGGCAAGATAGCGGCGATAACGTCCTACGCCAACTCAACCCTCGGAAAGCTCGCCGATGTGGTCGTCGAGATCCCGGGAAGGGCGAAGACGGACGTACCGACGGACTATATAGCGAGGCAGATGCTCACCCAGTACAAGTGGATCGCCCCGATGGGAACCCTCTTCGAGGACTCGACCATGATATTCCTCGACGGGATAATAGCGCTCCTCATGGCAACGTTCCAGAAGACCGAGAAGGACATGAAGAGAAAGCACGCCACCCTCGAATGA
- the aspS gene encoding aspartate--tRNA(Asn) ligase: protein MYRTHYSSEITEELNGQRVKVAGWVWEVKDLGGIKFLWLRDREGIVQITAPKKKVDPEIFKLIPKLNSEDVVAVEGTVNFTPKAKLGFEILPEKLEILSRAEAPLPLDPTGKVKAELDTRLDNRFMDVRRPEVMAIFKIRSSVFKAIRDFFHENGFIEIHTPKIIATATEGGTELFPMKYFEKDAFLAQSPQLYKQIMMASGLDRVYEIAPIFRAEEHNTTRHLNEAWSVDAEMAFIESEEEVMALLERLVAYTINYVREHNAKELETLNFELEEPKLPFPRLSYDKALEILADLGKTIEWGEDIDTEGERLLGKYMMENEEAPLYFLYKYPSEAKPFYIMKYDDKPEICRAFDLEYRGVEITSGGQREHRVDVLVEQIKEKGLNPESFEFYLKAFRYGMPPHGGFGLGAERLIKQMLDLPNIREVILFPRDRKRLVP, encoded by the coding sequence ATGTACAGGACGCACTACTCGAGCGAGATAACCGAGGAACTCAACGGCCAGCGCGTTAAAGTGGCCGGCTGGGTGTGGGAAGTCAAGGATTTGGGCGGAATCAAGTTCCTCTGGCTCAGGGACAGGGAGGGGATAGTCCAGATTACTGCCCCGAAGAAGAAGGTTGACCCCGAGATATTCAAGCTCATTCCGAAGCTCAACAGCGAAGACGTCGTCGCGGTCGAGGGAACTGTTAACTTCACGCCCAAGGCGAAGCTCGGCTTTGAGATTCTCCCGGAGAAGCTTGAGATCCTCAGCAGGGCGGAGGCACCTCTACCCCTCGACCCGACGGGGAAGGTCAAGGCCGAGCTCGACACCCGCCTGGACAACCGCTTCATGGACGTCAGAAGGCCCGAGGTAATGGCGATTTTCAAGATACGCTCGAGCGTCTTCAAGGCGATAAGGGATTTCTTCCACGAGAACGGCTTCATCGAGATTCACACGCCCAAGATTATTGCGACGGCAACCGAGGGTGGAACGGAGCTCTTTCCGATGAAATACTTCGAGAAGGACGCTTTTCTCGCCCAGAGCCCACAGCTCTACAAGCAGATTATGATGGCAAGCGGTCTGGACAGGGTTTACGAGATAGCGCCGATTTTCAGGGCGGAGGAGCACAACACGACGAGGCACCTCAACGAGGCGTGGAGCGTTGATGCAGAGATGGCCTTCATCGAAAGCGAGGAGGAGGTAATGGCGCTCCTTGAGAGGCTAGTGGCTTATACGATCAACTACGTCCGCGAGCACAACGCGAAGGAACTCGAAACCCTCAACTTCGAGCTGGAGGAGCCGAAACTGCCCTTCCCGAGGCTGAGCTACGATAAGGCCCTTGAGATTTTGGCGGACCTCGGCAAAACTATAGAGTGGGGCGAGGACATAGACACCGAGGGCGAGAGGCTACTCGGAAAGTACATGATGGAGAACGAGGAGGCACCGCTCTACTTCCTCTACAAGTATCCGAGCGAGGCCAAGCCCTTTTACATCATGAAGTACGACGATAAGCCCGAAATCTGCAGGGCCTTCGATTTGGAGTACAGGGGCGTCGAGATAACCTCCGGTGGCCAGAGGGAACACCGCGTTGACGTCCTCGTCGAGCAGATTAAGGAGAAGGGACTCAATCCAGAGAGCTTCGAGTTCTACCTCAAGGCCTTCCGCTACGGAATGCCGCCGCACGGTGGCTTCGGCCTCGGCGCCGAGAGGCTGATAAAGCAGATGCTCGATTTGCCAAACATCAGGGAGGTCATACTCTTCCCGAGGGACAGGAAGAGACTGGTTCCGTGA
- a CDS encoding DUF1850 domain-containing protein, with amino-acid sequence MKKFLFFFVLAIIPIFLLPVNCLVISDGTHERVYSLGVHNVTIRYIHSVERSTVIEVLQVNSSGIYAREMWWKDFGAGLPEDIQFMKDGFYVKRIDIPLGKSLDFWFIPLNRARIYVDGHLVLQPKSEALVHFRVERCMLIQKVVGRC; translated from the coding sequence TTGAAAAAGTTTCTTTTCTTTTTTGTCCTTGCAATCATACCTATTTTCCTGCTTCCAGTTAACTGTCTCGTCATAAGCGACGGTACCCACGAGCGGGTTTATTCTCTGGGGGTTCACAACGTTACCATCCGTTACATCCATAGCGTAGAGCGGAGCACCGTGATAGAGGTCCTCCAGGTGAACTCCAGCGGAATCTACGCCCGGGAGATGTGGTGGAAGGACTTTGGGGCTGGCCTTCCCGAGGACATACAGTTCATGAAGGACGGGTTCTACGTCAAGAGGATAGACATTCCCCTCGGGAAGAGCCTGGACTTCTGGTTCATCCCCCTCAACCGGGCCAGGATATACGTTGACGGCCACCTGGTGCTCCAGCCGAAGTCGGAGGCGCTCGTTCACTTCCGTGTGGAGAGATGTATGCTGATCCAGAAAGTTGTTGGGAGGTGTTGA
- a CDS encoding putative toxin-antitoxin system toxin component, PIN family — MPKLRTVIDTSILVSALKSKDEARSPAWKILEMLKTKEIENYVTPEILDEMEITLFSIAMEFATPETYWDLVDKANRILGIIRSNSRFLEPKHALSDKKTLVKLQDPDDVKFLEAVFASKAKYLITENTKHFGNFVLKDDSRTGRARIANHYFYVLTAREFVKTVLKRKGLR; from the coding sequence ATGCCAAAACTCCGAACCGTCATTGACACGTCGATTTTAGTGAGCGCGCTTAAATCCAAAGACGAAGCCAGAAGCCCGGCGTGGAAGATTCTGGAAATGCTAAAAACCAAGGAGATTGAAAACTACGTTACTCCTGAAATCCTCGATGAGATGGAGATTACTCTGTTCTCGATAGCGATGGAGTTCGCAACTCCCGAAACGTATTGGGACCTCGTGGATAAAGCCAATAGGATACTGGGCATAATCCGCTCTAATTCGAGGTTTCTTGAGCCCAAACACGCTCTGAGCGATAAGAAGACTCTTGTAAAACTCCAAGACCCCGACGATGTGAAATTCCTTGAGGCAGTTTTCGCGTCCAAAGCAAAGTACCTCATCACCGAGAACACGAAGCACTTTGGGAACTTTGTCTTAAAGGATGACTCCAGAACGGGCCGAGCAAGAATTGCGAACCACTATTTTTACGTGCTTACGGCTAGGGAGTTCGTGAAAACAGTACTGAAAAGGAAAGGACTCAGATGA
- a CDS encoding HD domain-containing protein, whose protein sequence is MKLEEFIPDARTRALIERTREFARGFFEREGTHGFSHVERVFNLCMHIGKEEGADLEVLALASLLHDIARPLEDAGKVEDHALEGAKIARRFLLSLGYPEEKAEAVAHAIEAHRFSRGPEPRTLEAKILSDADKLDAIGAIGIARVFMYSGEHGRDIEASLRHFEEKILKLKDLMYTETAKRIAEDRHRFTVGFIERIRREIEGEL, encoded by the coding sequence ATGAAGCTTGAGGAGTTCATACCCGACGCCAGGACCCGGGCGCTCATAGAGAGGACGCGCGAGTTCGCGAGGGGCTTCTTTGAGCGGGAGGGAACGCACGGCTTCAGCCACGTGGAGAGGGTTTTCAACCTCTGCATGCACATAGGCAAAGAGGAAGGGGCTGACCTTGAAGTCCTCGCCCTCGCTTCGCTCCTCCACGACATAGCGAGGCCCCTTGAGGACGCCGGAAAGGTTGAGGATCATGCATTGGAAGGGGCGAAGATAGCGAGGCGCTTTCTCCTGAGCCTTGGTTATCCAGAGGAGAAGGCCGAGGCGGTTGCTCACGCAATCGAGGCCCATCGCTTTTCCCGCGGACCGGAGCCGAGGACTCTCGAGGCGAAGATACTCAGCGACGCGGACAAGCTCGACGCGATAGGGGCCATTGGAATTGCTCGCGTTTTCATGTACTCCGGCGAGCACGGGAGAGATATCGAGGCATCGCTGAGGCACTTCGAGGAGAAAATCCTCAAGCTCAAGGACTTGATGTACACTGAAACGGCAAAGCGCATCGCCGAGGACAGACACCGCTTTACGGTCGGCTTCATCGAGAGAATCCGGCGGGAAATCGAAGGCGAGCTTTAG
- a CDS encoding TAXI family TRAP transporter solute-binding subunit — MRWAAVGLIMALVLATVAVGCIQGEKTQTITIYTGGTSGVYFPLGSKYAEILNKNGIKAKAVTSGASVTNAKAIGEGKAQAAILQNDVAYYAYHGLYMFKDQPVKNIRGVAALYPETVQFVVKADSNIKSLEDLKGKKVAIGAPGSGTQVAAEQILKAAGVWDSIEKVNQKFSEAAQSLKLGQIDAAVIVSGAPTPAVDQIAQQTPVRVLPIPDDILNKLHQEGYIFYVRQVLPKDTYKGMQEDTPTLAVKAMLAVSADLPEDTVYKMTKILFDNLDELHKVHAKTKYISLDTALDGMSIPLHPGAYKYYQEKGIQVPNNLKPPSG, encoded by the coding sequence ATGAGATGGGCCGCAGTTGGATTGATAATGGCGTTGGTGCTGGCAACCGTCGCCGTTGGTTGTATTCAGGGGGAGAAGACCCAGACAATAACCATATACACCGGAGGTACCAGCGGTGTCTACTTCCCCCTCGGTTCCAAGTACGCGGAGATATTGAATAAGAACGGAATAAAGGCAAAGGCAGTTACGAGTGGAGCGAGCGTTACGAACGCCAAGGCAATCGGTGAGGGTAAGGCTCAGGCAGCCATCCTTCAGAACGACGTTGCTTACTACGCCTACCACGGCCTCTACATGTTCAAGGACCAGCCCGTGAAGAACATCCGCGGTGTCGCGGCGCTCTATCCTGAGACCGTTCAGTTCGTGGTTAAGGCGGACAGCAACATAAAGAGCCTTGAGGACCTCAAGGGCAAGAAGGTCGCCATCGGTGCCCCGGGAAGCGGTACCCAAGTGGCCGCCGAGCAGATACTCAAGGCCGCCGGCGTCTGGGACAGCATTGAGAAGGTGAACCAGAAGTTCAGCGAGGCCGCACAGAGCCTTAAGCTCGGCCAGATCGATGCGGCCGTTATAGTTTCCGGAGCTCCAACCCCTGCCGTTGACCAGATCGCCCAGCAGACCCCGGTCAGGGTTCTTCCAATTCCGGACGACATACTCAACAAGCTCCACCAGGAGGGCTACATCTTCTACGTCAGGCAGGTTCTCCCGAAGGACACCTACAAAGGAATGCAGGAGGACACCCCGACCCTCGCCGTTAAGGCGATGCTCGCCGTCAGCGCTGACCTCCCAGAGGACACCGTTTACAAGATGACCAAGATACTCTTCGACAACCTCGACGAGCTCCACAAGGTTCACGCCAAGACCAAGTACATAAGCCTCGACACGGCACTCGACGGTATGAGCATACCGCTCCACCCCGGAGCCTACAAGTACTACCAGGAGAAGGGCATTCAGGTTCCTAACAACCTTAAACCGCCCAGCGGGTGA
- a CDS encoding glutamate cyclase domain-containing protein, whose product MIAHLINTDVGNRGILSLYLDYRRENFDFLKNAARIILENPERVLIVTGFPIPPENVPETDGPPGALAIAKAVEMIGGRAEILSYPEVEAALGEFKVSFAGSPRPEDYSVIVAVETPGRGKDGKARSMSGVPVEREIFDWIFIEARELGVPTIGIGDGGNEVGMGKIKDLVLRHIPRGDLIASTVETDELVISAVSNWGAYGLVAQLSLETGKNLLSGWDEGKVVRALVKAGIIDGVSKKVEESVDGISMEIHRRMVELLKAIVSESIG is encoded by the coding sequence ATGATAGCCCACCTCATAAACACGGACGTCGGGAACAGGGGAATTCTTTCCCTTTATCTTGACTACCGGAGGGAAAACTTCGACTTCCTCAAGAACGCCGCCAGAATTATACTTGAAAACCCCGAGAGGGTTCTGATAGTGACGGGCTTCCCCATACCCCCTGAAAACGTTCCCGAGACGGACGGTCCCCCCGGGGCACTGGCGATCGCAAAGGCCGTCGAGATGATCGGCGGCCGCGCCGAGATCCTGAGCTACCCGGAGGTCGAGGCCGCGCTCGGGGAGTTCAAGGTCAGCTTTGCAGGATCGCCCAGGCCAGAGGACTACTCCGTTATAGTGGCGGTTGAGACGCCCGGGCGGGGAAAGGATGGGAAAGCGAGGTCGATGAGCGGAGTTCCCGTTGAGAGGGAAATCTTCGACTGGATTTTCATCGAGGCCCGGGAACTGGGCGTTCCGACGATAGGCATCGGGGACGGCGGCAACGAGGTCGGGATGGGCAAGATAAAGGATCTCGTGCTCAGGCACATCCCCAGGGGCGATCTCATAGCCAGCACCGTCGAAACCGACGAGCTCGTAATCTCCGCAGTTTCGAACTGGGGTGCCTACGGACTCGTTGCCCAGCTCTCCCTCGAAACCGGGAAAAACCTTCTCTCGGGCTGGGATGAGGGGAAGGTCGTTAGAGCGCTCGTAAAGGCGGGAATAATCGACGGGGTCTCAAAAAAGGTGGAGGAGAGCGTCGACGGGATATCGATGGAGATACATCGCAGAATGGTTGAGCTTTTAAAGGCAATTGTGAGCGAATCCATCGGGTGA